Proteins found in one Salvelinus alpinus chromosome 11, SLU_Salpinus.1, whole genome shotgun sequence genomic segment:
- the LOC139534317 gene encoding transmembrane 4 L6 family member 4-like isoform X2, whose product MCTGKCSKVIAISLYILAGVSIICNIIAFFPDWSTKYAKLDREENGARITDEVKFMGGVIGGGIMCLIPAIHIHLTSSNGCCANRCGMFLSIGFAAAGVVGALYSLATSALGLSNGPVCLFMETPTSVPGWGRPFFNNNGSYLGDSDLWTKCIEPKGVVEFNLGLFATLLVVASLELVLCGIQMVNGLFGCICGTCGGRE is encoded by the exons ATGTGTACAGGAAAGTGCTCTAAGGTCATTGCGATCTCGCTCTACATCCTGGCGGGGGTCTCAATCATCTGTAACATCATTGCGTTCTTCCCCGACTGGTCGACGAAGTACGCCAAGTTGGACAGAGAAGAAAATGGAGCCCGGATCACCGACGAGGTCAAATTCATGGGAGGTGTCATCGGCGGAGGAATCATG tgcCTTATTCCAGCAATCCATATCCACCTGACTAGCAGCAATGGTTGCTGTGCCAACCGCTGTGGG ATGTTCCTGTCCATTGGGTTTGCTGCTGCTGGGGTTGTTGGAGCACTGTACAGTCTGGCTACATCTGCCCTGGGCCTGTCCAATggacctgtctgtctctttatGGAAACACCAACATCTGTTCCAGGGTGGGGGAGACCTTTCTTCAACAA CAACGGGAGTTACCTGGGCGACAGTGACCTGTGGACAAAGTGTATAGAGCCCAAAGGTGTTGTGGAGTTTAACCTTGGGTTGTTCGCCACGCTGTTGGTGGTGGCAAGTCTGGAGCTGGTGCTGTGTGGAATACAGATGGTCAACGGACTGTTTGGATGCATCTGTGGCACCTGCGGCGGCAGGGAG TAG
- the LOC139534317 gene encoding transmembrane 4 L6 family member 4-like isoform X1 yields MCTGKCSKVIAISLYILAGVSIICNIIAFFPDWSTKYAKLDREENGARITDEVKFMGGVIGGGIMCLIPAIHIHLTSSNGCCANRCGMFLSIGFAAAGVVGALYSLATSALGLSNGPVCLFMETPTSVPGWGRPFFNNNGSYLGDSDLWTKCIEPKGVVEFNLGLFATLLVVASLELVLCGIQMVNGLFGCICGTCGGREEA; encoded by the exons ATGTGTACAGGAAAGTGCTCTAAGGTCATTGCGATCTCGCTCTACATCCTGGCGGGGGTCTCAATCATCTGTAACATCATTGCGTTCTTCCCCGACTGGTCGACGAAGTACGCCAAGTTGGACAGAGAAGAAAATGGAGCCCGGATCACCGACGAGGTCAAATTCATGGGAGGTGTCATCGGCGGAGGAATCATG tgcCTTATTCCAGCAATCCATATCCACCTGACTAGCAGCAATGGTTGCTGTGCCAACCGCTGTGGG ATGTTCCTGTCCATTGGGTTTGCTGCTGCTGGGGTTGTTGGAGCACTGTACAGTCTGGCTACATCTGCCCTGGGCCTGTCCAATggacctgtctgtctctttatGGAAACACCAACATCTGTTCCAGGGTGGGGGAGACCTTTCTTCAACAA CAACGGGAGTTACCTGGGCGACAGTGACCTGTGGACAAAGTGTATAGAGCCCAAAGGTGTTGTGGAGTTTAACCTTGGGTTGTTCGCCACGCTGTTGGTGGTGGCAAGTCTGGAGCTGGTGCTGTGTGGAATACAGATGGTCAACGGACTGTTTGGATGCATCTGTGGCACCTGCGGCGGCAGGGAG GAAGCGTGA